In one window of candidate division KSB1 bacterium DNA:
- a CDS encoding co-chaperone GroES family protein, translating to MKKRKSKLVVVGDRILIEPDEGEEKTAVGLYVPRWVVEKESVQGGRVIATGPGTPFPDFKEVDDEPWRPVRREARHMPLQTRVGDYAIFLRKAAVELKFEGKNYLVVPESAILVLVRDEDKYEDDENFDER from the coding sequence GTGAAAAAGCGCAAATCAAAACTTGTTGTGGTTGGCGACCGGATACTCATCGAACCTGATGAAGGTGAGGAAAAAACCGCGGTTGGCCTGTACGTGCCGCGATGGGTCGTTGAGAAAGAATCGGTGCAAGGCGGGCGCGTGATCGCCACCGGCCCCGGCACACCGTTTCCAGATTTCAAAGAAGTGGATGATGAGCCGTGGCGGCCGGTTCGGCGTGAGGCGCGGCACATGCCTCTGCAAACCCGCGTCGGTGATTACGCGATCTTCCTGCGCAAAGCCGCGGTGGAGTTGAAATTCGAGGGCAAAAATTATCTCGTCGTGCCGGAATCGGCGATTTTGGTGCTGGTGCGGGATGAGGACAAGTATGAAGATGATGAAAATTTTGACGAGCGTTGA
- a CDS encoding purine-nucleoside phosphorylase: protein MADLNQVPDHIVDEHLLQQAASFIKTKVGAIPQLAAILGSGLGPFADAAQKAVSISTSVIPNYPVSTVSGHAGRWVLGEIEGKPILLMQGRIHTYEGYPISRVTFPVHLMAEIGVKKLIVTNAAGGVNPLFKPGDLMLIDDHINLMFANPLRGQHEHKWGPRWPDMSDPYSRELQEVAMSVARELQIPLRRGVLLASKGPSYESAAEVQMARRLGADALTMSTVPEVITAVYRRMNVLGISCITNLATGLSHQKLDHAEVTETANRISETFARLMRGIVREIG, encoded by the coding sequence ATGGCGGATTTAAATCAAGTTCCGGACCATATCGTTGACGAACACTTGCTCCAACAAGCTGCTTCATTTATAAAAACCAAAGTCGGCGCGATCCCCCAGCTCGCAGCGATTCTCGGCTCCGGCCTTGGCCCGTTTGCCGACGCCGCGCAAAAGGCCGTGAGCATTTCCACCTCGGTGATTCCGAACTATCCGGTTTCGACGGTTTCAGGTCACGCTGGGCGTTGGGTGTTGGGTGAGATTGAAGGCAAGCCGATTCTGCTGATGCAGGGAAGAATTCACACGTATGAAGGCTATCCCATTTCTCGCGTGACGTTTCCGGTTCATCTGATGGCCGAGATTGGCGTCAAAAAGCTGATCGTCACCAACGCCGCCGGCGGGGTGAATCCGCTGTTCAAGCCGGGCGATTTGATGCTGATCGATGATCACATCAATCTGATGTTTGCGAATCCGCTGCGCGGCCAACACGAGCACAAGTGGGGCCCGCGCTGGCCGGATATGTCTGATCCTTACAGCCGCGAGCTGCAAGAGGTGGCGATGAGCGTGGCGCGAGAGCTGCAAATTCCCTTGCGTCGCGGCGTGTTGCTGGCCTCGAAAGGTCCGAGCTACGAAAGCGCCGCTGAAGTGCAGATGGCGCGCCGACTCGGCGCCGATGCGCTGACAATGTCCACGGTGCCGGAAGTCATCACCGCGGTTTATCGCCGCATGAACGTGCTCGGTATTTCCTGCATCACGAATTTGGCGACCGGCCTTTCCCACCAAAAACTCGATCATGCAGAAGTGACGGAAACAGCGAACCGCATCAGTGAGACTTTTGCGCGGTTGATGCGGGGGATTGTGAGGGAGATTGGGTAA
- a CDS encoding thymidine kinase, which yields MPANPLAGSIEIICGSMFSGKTEELIRRLRRAEIARQKVAIFKPAIDERYSNDHIVSHNEQKLPSFPVRSAREILQKSDEAQVIGIDEGQFFDADLVEICNELAEQGKRVIVAGLDMDYRGKPFEPMPQLMAIAEQVTKTQAVCMQCGEPASYTQRLTDAKERVVVGAKGMYEARCRKCYEPPEE from the coding sequence ATGCCAGCCAATCCACTCGCCGGTTCCATCGAAATTATTTGCGGCAGCATGTTCAGCGGCAAGACTGAAGAGCTGATTCGCCGCTTGCGCCGCGCTGAAATTGCCAGGCAAAAAGTGGCGATTTTCAAACCCGCCATCGACGAACGCTACAGCAATGATCATATCGTCTCGCACAACGAGCAGAAATTGCCCTCGTTTCCGGTGCGCAGCGCCAGAGAGATTCTTCAAAAGAGCGACGAGGCGCAAGTGATCGGCATTGACGAGGGGCAATTTTTCGACGCCGATCTCGTCGAGATTTGCAACGAACTGGCGGAGCAGGGCAAGCGCGTGATCGTCGCCGGACTCGACATGGATTATCGCGGCAAGCCCTTCGAGCCGATGCCGCAACTGATGGCCATCGCCGAGCAGGTGACGAAAACGCAGGCGGTTTGCATGCAATGCGGCGAGCCGGCCAGTTACACCCAGCGTCTCACCGACGCGAAAGAGCGCGTGGTGGTCGGCGCCAAAGGCATGTACGAAGCGCGCTGCCGCAAATGTTACGAGCCGCCGGAGGAATAA
- a CDS encoding nucleotidyltransferase domain-containing protein: MRPEISIIRDTWVRAVQPKKIILFGSQARDEADTESDLDFLVVWENPSLKSNRQKAIYLRRLLPREIHVSMDLIVMTPEQYQDATSEPRTFTSLISRGGKVLYYNH, encoded by the coding sequence ATGCGACCCGAAATCTCAATTATTCGTGACACCTGGGTCCGCGCTGTACAGCCGAAAAAAATTATTCTCTTTGGTTCACAGGCACGCGATGAGGCCGATACGGAAAGCGATTTGGATTTTTTAGTCGTATGGGAAAATCCATCACTAAAAAGTAATCGCCAAAAAGCGATTTACCTGCGCCGTCTTTTGCCTCGTGAAATACACGTCTCGATGGATCTGATTGTGATGACGCCCGAACAATATCAAGATGCAACTTCAGAGCCTCGGACCTTTACTTCGCTTATCAGTCGCGGAGGCAAAGTGCTTTATTACAACCATTGA
- the udk gene encoding uridine kinase translates to MARGILIGVAGGTGSGKTLVVQHMIQQLGSDRVVVLQQDSYYKNLNHLSFEERAAQNFDHPNSIDSELLIQHVEELLNGWTVDIPVYDFTTHTRRAETRRAGPHDIVILEGILILDNPRLREMMDIKVYVDTDPDIRFIRRLKRDTVERGRTVQSIIEQYEKTVRPMHLQFVEPTKRYADIIVPEGGYNWVAIDLLKTKIEALLRERHEKRNGKG, encoded by the coding sequence ATGGCGCGAGGGATTTTGATTGGCGTCGCCGGCGGCACCGGCTCCGGCAAGACGCTGGTGGTGCAACACATGATTCAGCAGCTCGGCTCCGACCGGGTGGTGGTTTTGCAGCAGGATTCGTATTACAAAAATTTGAACCATCTCAGCTTCGAGGAGCGCGCGGCGCAGAATTTCGATCACCCCAATTCCATTGATTCGGAATTGCTGATTCAACACGTCGAGGAGCTGCTGAACGGCTGGACGGTGGATATTCCGGTTTACGATTTTACCACGCACACGCGCCGGGCGGAAACGCGGCGGGCCGGACCGCACGATATTGTGATTTTGGAAGGCATCCTCATTCTCGACAATCCGCGCCTGCGCGAGATGATGGACATCAAAGTGTACGTCGATACCGATCCCGATATTCGCTTCATCCGCCGGCTCAAGCGTGACACGGTGGAGCGCGGCCGCACGGTGCAATCCATCATCGAGCAATACGAAAAAACGGTGCGGCCGATGCATTTGCAATTTGTCGAGCCCACGAAGCGCTATGCCGATATCATCGTTCCCGAAGGCGGCTACAACTGGGTGGCGATTGATTTGTTGAAAACCAAAATCGAAGCGCTGCTTAGAGAGCGGCATGAGAAAAGAAATGGGAAGGGTTAA
- the cdd gene encoding cytidine deaminase yields the protein MDMLITAAQQAKLQALAPYSNFHVGAAIETAAGKIYAGCNIESSSYGLTCCAERVAIFKALSEGEREFTRLAVAADTEEFCTPCGACRQVLWDYAKNLEIVCINRHGNVHSVELKNLLPEAFDEHFLKQR from the coding sequence ATGGACATGCTCATTACGGCGGCGCAGCAAGCCAAATTGCAAGCTTTGGCGCCTTATTCCAATTTTCACGTCGGCGCGGCGATTGAAACGGCCGCCGGAAAGATTTATGCCGGTTGCAATATCGAATCCAGCTCGTACGGCTTGACCTGCTGCGCCGAGCGCGTTGCGATATTCAAAGCGCTTTCCGAAGGCGAGCGCGAATTTACGCGCCTGGCAGTGGCGGCCGACACCGAGGAGTTTTGCACGCCGTGCGGCGCCTGCCGGCAGGTTTTGTGGGATTATGCAAAAAATCTGGAAATTGTCTGCATCAACAGACACGGCAACGTGCACAGCGTCGAACTGAAAAATTTGCTGCCCGAGGCGTTTGACGAACATTTTTTGAAACAAAGATAA
- a CDS encoding single-stranded DNA-binding protein: protein MARSLNKVMLIGHLGGDPELKYTPGGAAVATFSVATNETYKDKEGNQQEKTEWHRIVVWNKLAEIAAEYLKKGRLVYLEGRLQTRSWNDKDGNKRYTTEVVVQNLQMLDRKEGSGAPDIPIPSDDLAPPPPQADREDLPF, encoded by the coding sequence ATGGCCCGTAGTCTTAACAAAGTCATGCTGATTGGTCACTTAGGTGGCGATCCGGAATTGAAGTACACGCCGGGTGGAGCCGCAGTGGCGACATTTAGTGTAGCCACGAATGAGACGTACAAAGACAAGGAAGGCAATCAACAGGAAAAGACGGAATGGCACCGCATCGTCGTATGGAACAAACTTGCGGAAATAGCCGCAGAGTACCTCAAAAAGGGCCGGCTCGTTTACTTGGAAGGCCGTCTGCAAACTCGTTCGTGGAATGACAAAGACGGCAATAAACGCTACACCACCGAAGTCGTGGTCCAAAATCTTCAAATGCTGGATCGCAAAGAAGGAAGTGGTGCTCCGGATATTCCAATACCTTCCGACGACTTGGCTCCGCCACCGCCGCAAGCGGACCGTGAAGATTTGCCTTTTTAA